A region of Necator americanus strain Aroian chromosome I, whole genome shotgun sequence DNA encodes the following proteins:
- a CDS encoding hypothetical protein (NECATOR_CHRI.G1642.T4), whose amino-acid sequence MPTYRARTEFCRTLCDLLPSHDFCALCDRVIRTDGLIAHLQGIHGELLRFPSSKLLQKLPAIQCELCSRVFEILRHSCYAALERHMLMDHDVAMREVYFSFFSGTKRMTCGYCGENERNIIDHLLEVHGKQIVVSFKPIECSRCQKQFELSVHYEHHIQDHCCIPEGSEEEI is encoded by the exons ATGCCCACTTACCGTGCCAGAACGGAATTTTGCAG AACCCTGTGTGACCTACTGCCTTCCCATGATTTTTGTGCTCTTTGCGATCGAGTTATTCGTACCGATGGCTTAATCGCTCATCTACAG gGAATACATGGTGAGCTGCTACGATTTCCCTCGTCGAAACTTCTCCAGAAGCTTCCCGCAATACAATGTGAACTCTGTTCTAGAGT TTTCGAGATATTGCG CCATTCTTGTTACGCCGCCCTAGAACGACATATGCTCATGGATCACGATGTTGCAATGCGAGAAGTGTACTTCAGTTTTTTCAGTGGAACGAAAAGGATGACTTGCGGGTATTGCGGCGAG AACGAAAGAAATATTATCGATCATTTACTCGAAGTGCATGGAAAACAAATCGTTGTTTCATTCAAGCC GATTGAATGTTCACGTTGCCAGAAACAATTTGAGCTATCCGTGCACTACGAGCACCATATTCAAGACCACTGCTGCATTCCGGAAGGctccgaagaagaaatttga
- a CDS encoding hypothetical protein (NECATOR_CHRI.G1642.T2): MPTYRARTEFCRTLCDLLPSHDFCALCDRVIRTDGLIAHLQGIHGELLRFPSSKLLQKLPAIQCELCSRVFEILRYFHLLLVEDI; encoded by the exons ATGCCCACTTACCGTGCCAGAACGGAATTTTGCAG AACCCTGTGTGACCTACTGCCTTCCCATGATTTTTGTGCTCTTTGCGATCGAGTTATTCGTACCGATGGCTTAATCGCTCATCTACAG gGAATACATGGTGAGCTGCTACGATTTCCCTCGTCGAAACTTCTCCAGAAGCTTCCCGCAATACAATGTGAACTCTGTTCTAGAGT TTTCGAGATATTGCGGTACTTCCATTTGCTCCTGGTAGAAGATATTTAG
- a CDS encoding hypothetical protein (NECATOR_CHRI.G1641.T2) has protein sequence MQYGCRCVSYSFMFIFTAFLLTSHVRLKNQKFVALKPNHERLGNQLYQLASGFGIARKLGRTLYYPLAEGAAENLRCYLSLIQATFPRTGTIYRIIPKHLVEQTSVPFAVDENGKRTCCRYDDPSRFIGHPAKFLLLEMSFAQNSKYFEDYLFELRWLFNFSSQSENEGNLRLRQLNIDNSTEFMCVHIRRTDFLSYGVESNLNSTLTATKNIAMKKGLSNFLIFGDDQEFMRSLAAKLVDDTMFGHSKTVRASAFSEMTDLYISYSVCSAFLMIYYYKDRRPTDDYKLLKDEFALKSWHRYDG, from the exons ATGCAATATGGATGTAGATGTGTCAGCTACAGCTTTATGTTCATTTTCACGGCTTTTCTCCTGACGTCGCATGTACGATTAAAGAATCAGAAGTTTGTAGCACTGAAACCGAACCATGAACGACTTGGGAATCAG CTGTATCAACTGGCATCCGGTTTTGGAATCGCCAGAAAACTCGGTCGAACATTGTATTATCCTCTGGCTGAGGGCGCTGCCGAAAATCTTCGATGCTACTTGAGTCTCATACAGGCTACTTTCCCTAGAACTGGAACTATATATAGGATTATACCT aaacatCTTGTCGAGCAGACGAGTGTCCCATTTGCGGTGGACGAGAATGGAAAGCGAACATGCTGCCGTTACGACGACCCATCAAG GTTTATTGGGCACCCTgccaaatttcttcttctggagATGAGCTTcgcacaaaattcaaaatatttcgaagATTACCTCTTTGAGTTACGTTGGCTGTTCAATTTCTCATCTCAGAGCGAAAATGAAGGCAACCTTCGTTTACGTCAGCTTAACAT TGATAACTCGACCGAATTTATGTGTGTACATATTCGTagaacagattttttgagTTATGGTGTTGAATCGAATCTGAACAGCACATTGACAGCGACGAAAAATATCGCTATGAAAAAG GGTTTGTCGAACTTCCTTATATTTGGTGACGATCAGGAATTTATGAGATCTCTGGCAGCGAAACTTGTAGATGACACTATGTTCGGTCATTCAAAG ACTGTTCGCGCTTCTGCGTTCTCCGAAATGACTGATCTTTATATTTCGTACAGCGTTTGTAGCGCATTTCTTATGA tttattattataaagatCGAAGACCAACGGATGATTACAAACTTCTGAAGGACGAGTTCGCTTT GAAATCATGGCATCGATACGACGGCTGA
- a CDS encoding hypothetical protein (NECATOR_CHRI.G1642.T1): protein MLMDHDVAMREVYFSFFSGTKRMTCGYCGENERNIIDHLLEVHGKQIVVSFKPIECSRCQKQFELSVHYEHHIQDHCCIPEGSEEEI from the exons ATGCTCATGGATCACGATGTTGCAATGCGAGAAGTGTACTTCAGTTTTTTCAGTGGAACGAAAAGGATGACTTGCGGGTATTGCGGCGAG AACGAAAGAAATATTATCGATCATTTACTCGAAGTGCATGGAAAACAAATCGTTGTTTCATTCAAGCC GATTGAATGTTCACGTTGCCAGAAACAATTTGAGCTATCCGTGCACTACGAGCACCATATTCAAGACCACTGCTGCATTCCGGAAGGctccgaagaagaaatttga
- a CDS encoding hypothetical protein (NECATOR_CHRI.G1643.T1) translates to MHDPIERTEAVGNPALKPYKKKRSAVKPGTDVLAKPYEEPKDGKVQVQVREGRVILQPPQPEVKRQKRSRGGRKSKQKELENKNKIRGKKSKEGPLVKKKEKSREDIVIAVKAQEKPKEPAEDPEDGEYEFVIPIKKDVKASKSMSWEKPTEDIEQQPSKGKQETKKNSKMPEKKPKTIEVGERGEREILNDVKG, encoded by the exons atGCATGATCCAATAGAACGAACGGAAGCAGTGGGGAATCCAGCATTGAAGCCTTATAAAAAGAAACGGAGTGCAGTAAAACCAGGCACAGATGTGCTAGCGAAACCATACGAGGAGCCAAAAGATGGTAAAGTACAAGTACAAGTTCGAGAAGGTAGGGTGATACTACAACCACCACAACCTGAagtgaaaagacagaaaaggTCACGGGGCGGCCGGAAATCTAAACAAAAAGAGttggaaaataagaacaaaataagGGGAAAGAAGAGTAAAGAAGGACCACttgtgaagaagaaggaaaagagcaGAGAAGACATCGTTATTGCTGTGAAGGCTCAAGAAAAACCGAAAGA ACCAGCTGAAGATCCTGAAGATGGTGAATACGAATTTGTAATCCCTATAAAGAAGGATGTCAAAGCCTCAAAATCAATGAGTTGGGAGAAACCAACGGAAGACATCGAACAACAGCCAAGtaaaggaaaacaagaaac gaagaaaaactccaAGATGCCAGAAAAGAAGCCGAAGACGATAGAAGTCGGCGAAAGGGGCGAAAGGGAAATTCTAAACGATGTCAAGGGTTAA
- a CDS encoding hypothetical protein (NECATOR_CHRI.G1642.T3), whose product MPTYRARTEFCRTLCDLLPSHDFCALCDRVIRTDGLIAHLQGIHGELLRFPSSKLLQKLPAIQCELCSRVHSCYAALERHMLMDHDVAMREVYFSFFSGTKRMTCGYCGENERNIIDHLLEVHGKQIVVSFKPIECSRCQKQFELSVHYEHHIQDHCCIPEGSEEEI is encoded by the exons ATGCCCACTTACCGTGCCAGAACGGAATTTTGCAG AACCCTGTGTGACCTACTGCCTTCCCATGATTTTTGTGCTCTTTGCGATCGAGTTATTCGTACCGATGGCTTAATCGCTCATCTACAG gGAATACATGGTGAGCTGCTACGATTTCCCTCGTCGAAACTTCTCCAGAAGCTTCCCGCAATACAATGTGAACTCTGTTCTAGAGT CCATTCTTGTTACGCCGCCCTAGAACGACATATGCTCATGGATCACGATGTTGCAATGCGAGAAGTGTACTTCAGTTTTTTCAGTGGAACGAAAAGGATGACTTGCGGGTATTGCGGCGAG AACGAAAGAAATATTATCGATCATTTACTCGAAGTGCATGGAAAACAAATCGTTGTTTCATTCAAGCC GATTGAATGTTCACGTTGCCAGAAACAATTTGAGCTATCCGTGCACTACGAGCACCATATTCAAGACCACTGCTGCATTCCGGAAGGctccgaagaagaaatttga
- a CDS encoding hypothetical protein (NECATOR_CHRI.G1643.T2), with the protein MQGIQFYSDDLNAEQIKMHDPIERTEAVGNPALKPYKKKRSAVKPGTDVLAKPYEEPKDGKVQVQVREGRVILQPPQPEVKRQKRSRGGRKSKQKELENKNKIRGKKSKEGPLVKKKEKSREDIVIAVKAQEKPKEPAEDPEDGEYEFVIPIKKDVKASKSMSWEKPTEDIEQQPSKGKQETKKNSKMPEKKPKTIEVGERGEREILNDVKG; encoded by the exons ATGCAGGGTATTCAGTTCTACTCTGATGATCTGAATG CAGAACAAA taaaaatGCATGATCCAATAGAACGAACGGAAGCAGTGGGGAATCCAGCATTGAAGCCTTATAAAAAGAAACGGAGTGCAGTAAAACCAGGCACAGATGTGCTAGCGAAACCATACGAGGAGCCAAAAGATGGTAAAGTACAAGTACAAGTTCGAGAAGGTAGGGTGATACTACAACCACCACAACCTGAagtgaaaagacagaaaaggTCACGGGGCGGCCGGAAATCTAAACAAAAAGAGttggaaaataagaacaaaataagGGGAAAGAAGAGTAAAGAAGGACCACttgtgaagaagaaggaaaagagcaGAGAAGACATCGTTATTGCTGTGAAGGCTCAAGAAAAACCGAAAGA ACCAGCTGAAGATCCTGAAGATGGTGAATACGAATTTGTAATCCCTATAAAGAAGGATGTCAAAGCCTCAAAATCAATGAGTTGGGAGAAACCAACGGAAGACATCGAACAACAGCCAAGtaaaggaaaacaagaaac gaagaaaaactccaAGATGCCAGAAAAGAAGCCGAAGACGATAGAAGTCGGCGAAAGGGGCGAAAGGGAAATTCTAAACGATGTCAAGGGTTAA
- a CDS encoding hypothetical protein (NECATOR_CHRI.G1640.T2), with product MRDIPPKPLYELIVIQRLDLIFVNAMLSACINIFLLAILTLTKENGYLTFKDHQLGSESAESADVTPANCVPRDSPEGIARLHIINKQLAEEAAAKGEPLTAEKTTDDLPQPATTEVDTPAEPIGEESGNVPEEPSRPPFNDTSSFDGVDVGETVELRIYKPLCDY from the exons ATGAGGGACATCCCACCAAAG CCACTTTATGAGCTTATCGTCATACAGCGGTTGGACCTAATTTTCGTAAATGCT ATGCTGTCAGCCTGTATAAATATATTTCTGCTGGCTATTCTGACTCTTACAAAAGAG AATGGCTATTTAACCTTCAAAGATCACCAGCTTGGCTCTGAATCTGCTGAGTCCGCAGATGTCACCCCAGCTAACTGTGTTCCTC GTGATTCTCCTGAAGGCATCGCTCGTCTACATATCATAAATAAGCAACTCGCTGAAGAAGCAGCTGCGAAAGGAGAACCGCTTACGGCTGAAAAAACGACAGACGATTTACCACAACCAGCGACCACAGAAGTGGATACTCCGGCTGAGCCAATCGGCGAAGAGTCAGGAAATGTTCCCGAAGAGCCAAGTCGACCACCATTCAACGACACTTCATCGTTTGACGGTGTCGATGTCGGCGAAACAGTAGAACTTCGTATTTATAAGCCACTCTGCGATTACTGA
- a CDS encoding hypothetical protein (NECATOR_CHRI.G1641.T1), with protein sequence MVSRVATNLQIFFLLLVQQATLSTKLLPFQKTVFLIFPDYCEVLLICLVPWRRSGAGEFRQRTFEYRQFVGVALLRRWRVDEGVGEYEQPARALFPQFQSVLTVYRSFV encoded by the exons ATGGTATCACGTGTTGCcacaaatttgcaaattttctttttgctgctcGTACAACAAGCTACATTGTCTACAAAATTGTTGCCGTTCCAAA AAacagtttttcttattttcccaGATTACTGTGAAGTACTTCTTATCTGCTTAGTTCCG TGGCGGCGTAGCGGTGCTGGCGAGTTTAGACAACGAACATTCGAATACAGGCAGTTTGTGGGCGTTGCACTTTTGCGGAGATGGCGAGTGGATGAAGGAGTAGGCGAATATGAACAGCCGGCGAGAGCACTTTTCCCGCAGTTTCAGAGCGTTCTCACCGTTTACCGTTCGTTTGTGTGA
- a CDS encoding hypothetical protein (NECATOR_CHRI.G1641.T3) → MNQLANEVTRQRSTTKCWRLLNDQNLLTLETLKNLSSETVFLIFPDYCEVLLICLVPWRRSGAGEFRQRTFEYRQFVGVALLRRWRVDEGAVTIARQLSQVNKCVSYSFMFIFTAFLLTSHVRLKNQKFVALKPNHERLGNQLYQLASGFGIARKLGRTLYYPLAEGAAENLRCYLSLIQATFPRTGTIYRIIPKHLVEQTSVPFAVDENGKRTCCRYDDPSRFIGHPAKFLLLEMSFAQNSKYFEDYLFELRWLFNFSSQSENEGNLRLRQLNIDNSTEFMCVHIRRTDFLSYGVESNLNSTLTATKNIAMKKGLSNFLIFGDDQEFMRSLAAKLVDDTMFGHSKTVRASAFSEMTDLYISYSVCSAFLMSASSSTFGWWLAFFSRNQNSVYYYKDRRPTDDYKLLKDEFALKSWHRYDG, encoded by the exons ATGAATCAGCTGGCGAATGAAGTGACACGGCAACGATCAACAACAAAGTGCTGGCGATTATTGAACGATCAAAATTTGTTGACCTT AGAGACCTTGAAAAACCTGAGTTCAGAAacagtttttcttattttcccaGATTACTGTGAAGTACTTCTTATCTGCTTAGTTCCG TGGCGGCGTAGCGGTGCTGGCGAGTTTAGACAACGAACATTCGAATACAGGCAGTTTGTGGGCGTTGCACTTTTGCGGAGATGGCGAGTGGATGAAGGA GCCGTAACTATCGCCCGCCAATTAAGTCAAGTGAATAA ATGTGTCAGCTACAGCTTTATGTTCATTTTCACGGCTTTTCTCCTGACGTCGCATGTACGATTAAAGAATCAGAAGTTTGTAGCACTGAAACCGAACCATGAACGACTTGGGAATCAG CTGTATCAACTGGCATCCGGTTTTGGAATCGCCAGAAAACTCGGTCGAACATTGTATTATCCTCTGGCTGAGGGCGCTGCCGAAAATCTTCGATGCTACTTGAGTCTCATACAGGCTACTTTCCCTAGAACTGGAACTATATATAGGATTATACCT aaacatCTTGTCGAGCAGACGAGTGTCCCATTTGCGGTGGACGAGAATGGAAAGCGAACATGCTGCCGTTACGACGACCCATCAAG GTTTATTGGGCACCCTgccaaatttcttcttctggagATGAGCTTcgcacaaaattcaaaatatttcgaagATTACCTCTTTGAGTTACGTTGGCTGTTCAATTTCTCATCTCAGAGCGAAAATGAAGGCAACCTTCGTTTACGTCAGCTTAACAT TGATAACTCGACCGAATTTATGTGTGTACATATTCGTagaacagattttttgagTTATGGTGTTGAATCGAATCTGAACAGCACATTGACAGCGACGAAAAATATCGCTATGAAAAAG GGTTTGTCGAACTTCCTTATATTTGGTGACGATCAGGAATTTATGAGATCTCTGGCAGCGAAACTTGTAGATGACACTATGTTCGGTCATTCAAAG ACTGTTCGCGCTTCTGCGTTCTCCGAAATGACTGATCTTTATATTTCGTACAGCGTTTGTAGCGCATTTCTTATGAGTGCGTCGTCATCGACTTTTGGCTGGTGGCTTGCATTTTTCTCACGAAATCAGAATtcagtttattattataaagatCGAAGACCAACGGATGATTACAAACTTCTGAAGGACGAGTTCGCTTT GAAATCATGGCATCGATACGACGGCTGA
- a CDS encoding hypothetical protein (NECATOR_CHRI.G1640.T1), with product MLSACINIFLLAILTLTKEVRSAPTSPAPSVFILPVQHVREVQNGYLTFKDHQLGSESAESADVTPANCVPRDSPEGIARLHIINKQLAEEAAAKGEPLTAEKTTDDLPQPATTEVDTPAEPIGEESGNVPEEPSRPPFNDTSSFDGVDVGETVELRIYKPLCDY from the exons ATGCTGTCAGCCTGTATAAATATATTTCTGCTGGCTATTCTGACTCTTACAAAAGAGGTAAGAAGTGCACCGACATCACCCGCGCCTTCAGTTTTCATTCTACCGGTGCAACATGTGCGAGAAGTCCAGAATGGCTATTTAACCTTCAAAGATCACCAGCTTGGCTCTGAATCTGCTGAGTCCGCAGATGTCACCCCAGCTAACTGTGTTCCTC GTGATTCTCCTGAAGGCATCGCTCGTCTACATATCATAAATAAGCAACTCGCTGAAGAAGCAGCTGCGAAAGGAGAACCGCTTACGGCTGAAAAAACGACAGACGATTTACCACAACCAGCGACCACAGAAGTGGATACTCCGGCTGAGCCAATCGGCGAAGAGTCAGGAAATGTTCCCGAAGAGCCAAGTCGACCACCATTCAACGACACTTCATCGTTTGACGGTGTCGATGTCGGCGAAACAGTAGAACTTCGTATTTATAAGCCACTCTGCGATTACTGA